The Panicum hallii strain FIL2 chromosome 9, PHallii_v3.1, whole genome shotgun sequence genome has a window encoding:
- the LOC112873545 gene encoding ARF guanine-nucleotide exchange factor GNOM-like, translating to MGRPRTLGAGGIDPIAEEPHHARSSPADGPGPDPAALSCAISAEASAVLAVMRRGLRHPRATAADDAAAEHPLVASLRSLRRLAFSPAPPAALPAAALRPFLDAVRSEDAGAAVTSASLAALHEVMSLTGPALPGAALREVVDAVASCRFEAGAEPGAEEAVLMRMLQALLACLRAPAAAALGDQHVCTAVNTCFRVVHQAAAKGELLQRFSRHAMHELIRCVFARLPQIGSADGVDGAVKPEMGGTDMNHPFGIRQMENGNGSYMSETGTSDENSADGSGLVVEPYGVPCMVEIFHFLCSLLNVVEQIGLDEDLPLFALKLINSAIELGGSSIQKHPKLLSLVQDELFRNLMQFGLSMSPLILSIVCSIALNLYHHLRTELKLQLEAFFSCIIIRLAQPRFGATYHQQEVAMEALVDFCRQKNFMVEMYANLDCDITCRNVFEELANLLSKSAFPINCPLSSMHILALEGLIAVIQGMADRIGNATSRPVLMPVELNEYTPFWTVKCENFSDPWHWVKFVRQRKYVKRRLMIGADHFNRDPKKGLEFLQGTHLLPEKLDPQSVACFFRYTAGLDKNLVGDFLGNHDEFCVQVLHEFAQTFDFQEMNLDTALRLFLETFRLPGESQKIQRVLEAFSDRYYEQSPQAFANKDTALLLSYSIIMLNTDQHNMQVKKKMTEEDFIKNNRNINGGSDLPREMLSELYHSICRNEIKTTPEQGMGYFEMSPSRWIDLMRKSKSTSPYIVGDSQPFLDHDMFAVMSGPTIAAIAVVFDHSEHEDVLLTCVDGFLGVAKISAFHHLEDVLDDLVVSLCKFTTLLNTSLVEEPVTAFGDDLKARLATETLFTIANRYGDYIRTGWRNVLDCILRLHKLGLLPARVASDAADDSEPSAEAVQGKAAPSAIPPSHIPVMGTPRKSSGLMGRFSQLLSLDSEEPRSQPTEQQLAAHQRTLQTIQKCRIDSIFTESKFLQPDSLLQLARALIWAAGRPQKVTSSPDDEDTAVFCLELLIAITLNNRDRIVLLWQGVYEHIANIVQSTVMPCALVEKAIFGLLRICQRLLPYKENLADELLRSLQLVLKLDARVGDAYSENITQEVARLVKANAAHIKSQMGWRTVVMLLSITARHPDASEVGFEAIMFIMTEGAHLSLANYGFCIEASRQFAESRVGLADRSIRALDLMSDSVRSLALWSQETKGTGEEGEKRLEAIREMWLKLLQSLKKLSLDQREEVRNHALASLQRCLTVTEEICLQSATWSHAFDLVIFALLDDLLEISQNHSQKDYRNMEGSLVLAMKLVAKVYLQLLPDLFGLSSFCKLWLGVLSRMEKYIKIKVRGKRSDKLQEVIPDLLKNILLVMKNKGILAKRSTIGGDSLWELTWLHANNISTSLLPEVFPSQEYEQQNSAGSPRGPNAVEA from the exons ATGGGCCGCCCCCGGACGCTCGGCGCCGGCGGCATCGACCCCATCGCCGAGGAGCCCCACCACGCGCGCTCCTCCCCGGCCGATGGCCCGGGCCCCGACCCGGCGGCGCTCTCCTGCGCGATCTCCGCCGAGGCCAGCGCCGTGCTCGCCGTCATGCGCCGGGGCCTCCGccacccgcgcgccacggccgccgacgacgccgccgccgagcacCCGCTCGTCGCCTCCCTCCGCtcgctccgccgcctcgccttctcccccgcgccccccgctgcgctccccgccgccgcgctgcgGCCCTTCCTCGACGCCGTCCGCTCCGaggacgccggcgccgccgtcacCTCCGCCTCGCTCGCCGCGCTCCACGAGGTCATGTCCCTCACGGGGCCCGCCCTCCCGGGCGCCGCACTCAGGGAGGTCGTCGACGCCGTCGCCAGCTGCCGCTTCGAGGCCGGGGCCGAGCCCGGCGCCGAGGAGGCCGTGCTCATGAGGATGCTGCAGGCGCTCCTCGCCTGCCTCCGCGCGCCAGCCGCCGCGGCGCTCGGGGACCAGCACGTCTGCACCGCCGTCAACACCTGCTTCCGAGTCGTCCACCAGGCCGCCGCCAAGGGCGAGCTCCTGCAGCGGTTCTCGCGCCACGCGATGCACGAGCTCATCCGCTGCGTCTTCGCACGCCTCCCGCAGATAGGCAGTGCTGATGGAGTTGACGGTGCTGTCAAACCAGAG ATGGGTGGCACGGATATGAATCATCCTTTTGGTATCAGGCAAATGGAAAATGGTAATGGAAGCTACATGTCTGAGACAGGTACCTCTGATGAGAATTCTGCGGATGGCAGTGGTCTTGTTGTGGAGCCTTATGGAGTCCCTTGCATGGTGGAGATCTTCCATTTCCTGTGCTCTCTCCTCAATGTTGTTGAACAGATTGGCTTAGATGAAGATCTTCCTTTGTTTGCtcttaagttgatcaattcagcAATTGAGCTTGGTGGGTCTTCAATTCAGAAACATCCAAAGCTGTTGTCCCTAGTGCAAGATGAGCTTTTCAGAAACTTAATGCAGTTCGGGTTGTCGATGAGTCCACTCATCCTTTCAATAGTGTGCAGTATTGCATTGAATCTTTATCATCACCTCCGGACTGAGCTCAAGCTGCAGCTTGAGGCCTTCTTTTCTTGTATAATTATAAGGCTTGCACAACCCCGTTTTGGAGCAACATACCATCAGCAGGAGGTTGCAATGGAAGCTCTTGTAGACTTCTGTCGACAGAAAAATTTTATGGTGGAGATGTATGCCAATCTTGACTGTGATATAACCTGTAGGAATGTTTTTGAGGAGCTTGCAAATCTTCTATCGAAGAGCGCTTTTCCTATCAACTGCCCCTTGTCTTCCATGCACATACTTGCTCTAGAAGGCTTGATTGCTGTGATTCAGGGAATGGCTGATCGTATCGGGAATGCAACCTCACGCCCTGTGCTCATGCCTGTGGAGCTCAATGAATACACTCCTTTCTGGACTGTTAAGTGTGAGAACTTTTCTGATCCTTGGCATTGGGTGAAATTTGTCCGTCAAAGGAAGTATGTCAAAAGGAGGCTAATGATTGGTGCTGATCACTTCAACAGGGACCCAAAGAAAGGTCTGGAGTTTCTTCAAGGCACTCATCTGTTGCCCGAGAAGCTTGATCCCCAGAGTGTGGCTTGTTTTTTCCGCTACACAGCTGGCTTGGATAAGAATCTTGTAGGAGATTTCCTAGGCAATCATGACGAGTTTTGCGTTCAGGTGCTTCATGAGTTTGCTCAGACCTTTGATttccaggagatgaacctgGATACAGCTCTACGTCTATTTTTGGAGACTTTCCGGCTTCCTGGTGAATCTCAGAAGATACAGAGGGTTCTTGAGGCCTTCTCAGATAGATACTATGAGCAGTCTCCTCAGGCTTTCGCAAACAAAGACACTGCTCTACTACTGTCCTATTCCATTATAATGCTGAACACTGATCAACATAACATGcaagtgaagaagaagatgacTGAGGAGGACTTCATCAAGAACAACAGGAACATAAATGGGGGCAGTGACCTCCCACGTGAGATGTTGTCTGAGCTATACCATTCAATCTGCCGAAATGAGATTAAGACCACCCCTGAGCAGGGTATGGGATATTTTGAAATGTCTCCCAGTCGTTGGATAGATCTGATGCGGAAGTCAAAGTCTACATCCCCATATATTGTTGGTGACTCTCAGCCTTTCCTTGACCATGATATGTTTGCTGTTATGTCTGGCCCTACCATTGCAGCCATTGCGGTGGTATTTGATCATTCGGAGCATGAAGATGTTCTATTGACCTGTGTGGATGGCTTTTTAGGTGTTGCAAAAATCTCTGCATTTCATCATCTTGAGGATGTTTTGGATGATCTCGTTGTTTCTTTGTGCAAATTCACCACACTATTGAATACCTCTTTGGTTGAGGAACCAGTTACTGCATTTGGAGATGACCTGAAAGCTAGATTAGCAACTGAGACATTATTTACTATAGCTAACAGATATGGTGATTACATACGTACTGGCTGGAGGAACGTGTTGGATTGCATCCTGAGGCTGCATAAGCTAGGGCTTCTCCCTGCCCGTGTTGCTAGTGATGCAGCTGATGATTCCGAACCTTCTGCTGAAGCTGTCCAAGGAAAAGCTGCTCCTAGTGCCATTCCTCCATCTCATATTCCAGTGATGGGTACTCCTCGGAAATCTTCTGGGCTTATGGGAAGGTTTAGTCAGCTGCTCTCTCTTGACAGTGAAGAACCAAGATCACAACCAACTGAGCAGCAACTTGCTGCTCACCAGAGAACTCTTCAGACAATTCAGAAATGCCGCATTGATAGTATATTTACAGAGAGCAAATTCTTGCAGCCTGATTCACTATTGCAACTTGCCAGGGCTCTGATTTGGGCAGCAGGCCGACCCCAAAAGGTTACCAGTTCACCAGATGATGAGGATACAGCAGTTTTCTGCTTGGAGCTGCTGATTGCCATAACACTTAATAACCGAGACCGAATTGTGCTCCTCTGGCAAGGTGTATACGAGCATATTGCCAACATAGTTCAGTCCACAGTTATGCCATGTGCTCTCgtggagaaagctatttttggacTCCTGAGAATATGCCAGAGGTTACTACCATACAAGGAGAACCTTGCTGATGAATTATTAAGGTCACTCCAGTTAGTTCTGAAGCTCGATGCACGTGTAGGAGATGCATACAGCGAGAACATCACACAGGAGGTTGCACGCCTCGTCAAAGCAAATGCGGCGCATATAAAGTCACAGATGGGCTGGAGAACAGTAGTAATGTTGCTCTCCATTACAGCTCGCCATCCTGATGCGTCAGAAGTAGGTTTTGAGGCTATCATGTTTATCATGACAGAGGGGGCTCACCTTTCACTAGCAAATTATGGCTTCTGCATTGAAGCATCGCGGCAGTTTGCTGAGTCCAGGGTTGGTTTAGCTGATAGGTCTATCCGTGCCCTGGATTTGATGTCTGACTCTGTCAGAAGTCTTGCCTTGTGGTCCCAAGAGACAAAAGGAACAGGTGAAGAAGGTGAGAAAAGGCTGGAAGCAATCAGAGAGATGTGGCTCAAACTGCTGCAATCACTCAAAAAACTGAGCCTGGATCAGAGAGAGGAGGTGCGAAATCATGCGCTAGCTTCGCTCCAACGATGCCTAACAGTTACAGAAGAAATCTGCCTCCAGTCCGCGACATGGTCTCATGCCTTTGATCTCGTCATATTTGCCTTGCTCGATGATTTGCTGGAGATCAGCCAGAATCATTCCCAGAAGGACTACAGAAACATGGAAGGTTCCCTTGTGCTTGCCATGAAACTAGTTGCGAAAGTATATCTTCAACTGTTGCCAGACCTTTTCGGCCTAAGCAGTTTCTGCAAACTGTGGCTGGGAGTCCTGAGCCGGATGGAGAAGTACATCAAGATCAAGGTCCGAGGCAAGCGAAGCGACAAGCTGCAAGAGGTGATCCCTGACCTGCTCAAGAACATTCTACTCGTGATGAAGAACAAGGGAATCCTTGCAAAGAGGAGCACGATTGGGGGTGACAGCTTGTGGGAGCTGACGTGGCTTCACGCGAACAACATCTCCACGAGCCTGCTGCCGGAGGTTTTCCCAAGTCAAGAGTATGAGCAACAGAACAGTGCCGGTAGCCCGAGAGGGCCCAATGCTGTAGAGGCTTAG
- the LOC112878042 gene encoding uncharacterized protein LOC112878042 isoform X2 produces the protein MQRVSQLALLRLLSPPSAAAAARRAAPVTAEAVSGGGSILLPRGGGAGVAASIWSGGGPGIRLARRLCTYDERDDRALEEEAEKKFGWILKIFFLGTAGLVGYQFFPYMGDNLLQQSISLLRVKDPLFKRMGASRLTRFAVDEEAAGFLDKAGAYAIVSSTPNSPEYAEIETYKTSLLTAIDKLKS, from the exons ATGCAGCGGGTCTCGCAGCTcgcgctcctccgcctcctgtcgccgccgtccgccgccgcggccgctcgCCGGGCTGCGCCGGTGACCGCGGAGGCTGTTTCCGGCGGAGGATCAATCCTACTGCCCCGTGGCGGTGGCGCCGGT GTGGCCGCGAGCATTTGGAGTGGTGGCGGCCCTGGGATTCGGTTGGCTCGGAGGCTCTGCACCTACGACGAGAGAG ATGACAGGGCGCTTGAGGAGGAAGCTGAGAAGAAATTTGGATGGATATTGAAGATATTTTTCCTAGGAACTGCTGGCCTTGTTGGCTACCAATTCTTTCCATATATGG GGGATAACCTACTTCAGCAATCTATTTCACTTTTGCGTGTCAAGGATCCCTTGTTCAAGCGGATGGGAGCTTCCCGGTTAACACGTTTTGCAGTGGATG AAGAAGCTGCAGGATTTTTGGACAAGGCAGGTGCCTATGCAATAGTCAGCTCCACTCCCAACTCCCCAGAATACGCTGAGATCGAGACTTACAAGACTAGTCTTCTGACGGCCATAGATAAACTGAAGTCATGA
- the LOC112878042 gene encoding uncharacterized protein LOC112878042 isoform X1, giving the protein MQRVSQLALLRLLSPPSAAAAARRAAPVTAEAVSGGGSILLPRGGGAGVAASIWSGGGPGIRLARRLCTYDERDDRALEEEAEKKFGWILKIFFLGTAGLVGYQFFPYMGDNLLQQSISLLRVKDPLFKRMGASRLTRFAVDDQRRMKVVEMGGAQELLNVLEGAKDDKTRKEALKTLVALSKSEEAAGFLDKAGAYAIVSSTPNSPEYAEIETYKTSLLTAIDKLKS; this is encoded by the exons ATGCAGCGGGTCTCGCAGCTcgcgctcctccgcctcctgtcgccgccgtccgccgccgcggccgctcgCCGGGCTGCGCCGGTGACCGCGGAGGCTGTTTCCGGCGGAGGATCAATCCTACTGCCCCGTGGCGGTGGCGCCGGT GTGGCCGCGAGCATTTGGAGTGGTGGCGGCCCTGGGATTCGGTTGGCTCGGAGGCTCTGCACCTACGACGAGAGAG ATGACAGGGCGCTTGAGGAGGAAGCTGAGAAGAAATTTGGATGGATATTGAAGATATTTTTCCTAGGAACTGCTGGCCTTGTTGGCTACCAATTCTTTCCATATATGG GGGATAACCTACTTCAGCAATCTATTTCACTTTTGCGTGTCAAGGATCCCTTGTTCAAGCGGATGGGAGCTTCCCGGTTAACACGTTTTGCAGTGGATG ACCAAAGAAGAATGAAGGTGGTTGAGATGGGGGGAGCTCAGGAACTTCTTAATGTATTGGAAGGTGCTAAAGATGATAAAACACGTAAAGAAGCTCTAAAAACTCTTGTTGCACTTTCAAAATCTG AAGAAGCTGCAGGATTTTTGGACAAGGCAGGTGCCTATGCAATAGTCAGCTCCACTCCCAACTCCCCAGAATACGCTGAGATCGAGACTTACAAGACTAGTCTTCTGACGGCCATAGATAAACTGAAGTCATGA
- the LOC112878044 gene encoding uncharacterized protein LOC112878044 encodes MEIESVKCECCGLREDCTLDYIASVRASFHGQWLCGLCCEAVRDEACRKKAQPGVEEAVRAHMAFCKMFKSNPAVRVADGMRQMLRRRSGDMSKPESAKKYSTSQVGDESSVTLY; translated from the coding sequence ATGGAGATAGAGTCGGTCAAGTGTGAGTGCTGCGGCCTGAGGGAGGACTGCACCCTGGACTACATTGCCAGCGTGAGAGCAAGCTTCCACGGCCAATGGCTGTGTGGGCTGTGCTGTGAGGCAGTCAGGGATGAGGCGTGCAGGAAGAAGGCTCAGCCGGGCGTGGAGGAGGCTGTGAGGGCTCACATGGCGTTCTGCAAGATGTTCAAGTCGAACCCCGCTGTCCGGGTGGCTGACGGCATGCGGCAGATGCTCCGGAGGCGCTCCGGTGACATGTCAAAGCCAGAATCAGCCAAGAAGTACAGCACCTCGCAGGTTGGAGATGAATCATCGGTGACACTGTATTGA